A portion of the Bacillus sp. es.034 genome contains these proteins:
- a CDS encoding ribonuclease H-like domain-containing protein has translation MSLKNKLTRMKKHIIREEDGEPAARPADHSADLPFWDLWEENGTTAYYIDDDFCLVKEKRYPINHQHGDYTFKDFIKAVDAWQGFTGDHPLSSKGLSHEDLFFFDTETTGLGGGVGNTIFLLGHGRVTDKEVIVTQHFLPQPGSEIPLYHSFLSNVDYNTLVTYNGKAFDWPQVKTRHTLIKDHVPKLPGFGHFDLYHGSRRLFKHKLDSVKLMNVERNILGFNRIDDVPGYLAPMIYFDYIERRDPEGIFKVMTHNELDILSLITLYTHLTFQLMNVHDKATGHERFEVGRWLEYTGNRKIAKERYEEIIKENEEPNFRAVHQLALQYKKEKQEERAIELWEGICENAPVPIRKVVLLELAKLYEHKTKDLQRALEMCNRLLALTEKTGETKGKHLTIIGNLNHRKARIENKIDKHIGFVTRRSEEKNL, from the coding sequence ATGTCATTGAAAAATAAATTAACAAGAATGAAAAAGCATATTATCCGGGAAGAAGACGGGGAGCCTGCAGCACGACCTGCAGACCATTCAGCGGATCTGCCCTTTTGGGATCTATGGGAAGAAAATGGAACGACTGCGTATTATATTGATGATGATTTCTGCCTGGTAAAGGAAAAGCGTTATCCCATCAATCACCAACATGGGGATTACACGTTCAAGGATTTTATAAAAGCCGTTGATGCATGGCAGGGGTTTACAGGTGACCATCCCCTGTCTTCCAAAGGGCTTAGTCATGAAGATCTGTTTTTTTTCGATACGGAAACGACGGGACTCGGCGGAGGGGTAGGAAATACCATCTTCCTGTTGGGACATGGAAGGGTGACGGATAAAGAAGTGATCGTCACGCAGCACTTCCTGCCGCAACCGGGAAGCGAGATCCCTTTATACCACAGCTTCTTGAGCAATGTGGATTACAATACCCTGGTGACGTACAATGGAAAAGCCTTTGATTGGCCCCAGGTCAAGACAAGACACACCCTTATTAAGGATCATGTACCCAAACTGCCTGGATTTGGTCATTTCGACCTTTATCACGGTTCCAGAAGACTCTTTAAGCATAAATTGGATTCCGTCAAGCTCATGAACGTAGAACGAAACATCCTTGGGTTTAACAGGATTGATGATGTACCCGGATACCTTGCTCCCATGATTTATTTTGACTATATCGAGCGTAGAGATCCTGAAGGGATCTTCAAGGTCATGACCCACAACGAGCTGGATATATTATCCCTCATCACGCTTTATACCCACCTGACGTTTCAGCTCATGAACGTCCATGACAAGGCGACAGGGCATGAACGGTTCGAAGTTGGCAGATGGCTCGAATATACGGGTAACAGGAAAATAGCCAAGGAACGCTACGAGGAAATCATTAAAGAGAATGAAGAGCCGAACTTTAGGGCAGTGCACCAGCTTGCCCTTCAATATAAAAAAGAAAAGCAGGAAGAAAGGGCGATTGAGTTGTGGGAGGGCATCTGCGAGAACGCACCTGTTCCCATACGGAAAGTGGTCCTGTTGGAATTGGCCAAATTGTATGAGCACAAAACAAAGGACCTACAGCGTGCTCTGGAGATGTGCAATCGACTTTTGGCACTGACGGAAAAAACAGGGGAAACAAAAGGGAAGCACCTCACAATAATAGGAAATCTGAATCACCGAAAGGCTAGGATCGAGAATAAAATAGACAAACATATAGGTTTTGTTACCCGGAGGAGCGAAGAGAAAAATTTATAG
- a CDS encoding DUF2515 family protein: protein MKKFSNTYRFLPYLPEPKRKKEWIDHVNQLVDEYNQDNISRTKAYQTFFLLHPEIKWAFLASMVSRNAGWNMTDLKGDIFPSLLSHKTCDLLFMTYERANWSIFQDAFPQLLLYHYSTLYKKKMFHFFQDFHISHFMEEEWNRFFEERDERRLVQSLIINEQHLIQGPVIEHGLYKRKVFGTSLFFIEDHLHFSSVLFPTINGDLYGASVHGFRKVENRIKLGNLLFELLFHPDYHSLFLEFALKVEHTGSRADYKKYCHGAPDPNTPVLKKAYGKITHNWAHHKDWSVNKTIEGNWYEKQELPVDVIMTKWFFHKQRQLQKMAVAKRFFMGIWPGRKKKKMRTF, encoded by the coding sequence ATGAAAAAATTCAGCAATACTTATCGCTTTTTACCCTATTTACCTGAACCTAAACGTAAAAAAGAATGGATTGACCATGTAAATCAACTGGTGGATGAATACAATCAGGATAATATATCGCGCACGAAAGCTTATCAAACATTTTTTCTCCTTCATCCCGAGATCAAATGGGCGTTCCTGGCCTCTATGGTATCAAGGAATGCAGGATGGAATATGACCGATTTAAAGGGGGATATCTTTCCCTCCCTTTTGAGTCATAAGACATGTGATCTGCTGTTTATGACATATGAGAGGGCGAATTGGAGCATCTTTCAGGATGCATTTCCTCAACTCCTTCTCTATCATTATTCGACGTTATATAAGAAGAAAATGTTTCATTTCTTTCAAGACTTTCACATTTCGCATTTCATGGAAGAGGAATGGAACCGGTTCTTTGAAGAGAGGGATGAAAGGCGATTGGTGCAGTCACTCATCATAAATGAACAGCATCTTATCCAGGGTCCGGTCATCGAGCATGGGCTGTACAAACGGAAGGTGTTTGGGACGTCGCTCTTCTTTATAGAAGATCACCTGCATTTCAGTTCCGTCCTTTTCCCTACTATAAATGGAGATCTTTATGGAGCGAGTGTACATGGTTTCAGAAAGGTTGAAAATAGAATCAAGTTGGGTAATCTCTTATTTGAACTATTATTTCATCCTGATTATCATAGTCTCTTTCTTGAGTTTGCTTTAAAGGTCGAGCATACAGGTTCCAGGGCGGATTACAAGAAGTACTGTCATGGAGCACCTGATCCGAATACACCTGTTCTTAAAAAGGCATACGGAAAGATAACCCATAATTGGGCTCATCACAAAGACTGGTCCGTGAACAAAACCATTGAGGGGAACTGGTATGAAAAGCAGGAACTCCCTGTAGACGTCATCATGACAAAGTGGTTTTTCCATAAACAGCGGCAACTGCAGAAAATGGCAGTCGCCAAGAGGTTTTTCATGGGGATATGGCCAGGTCGAAAGAAAAAGAAGATGCGGACATTTTGA
- a CDS encoding class I SAM-dependent RNA methyltransferase has translation MSTYTLIATSAMGLESIVAKEVKELGYECQVENGKVIFKGDETAIARANMWLRTADRIKILVGEFKAYSFDELFENTKKLPWEDFLPVDAEFPVQGKSVKSKLYSVPDCQAIVKKSIVERLRTAYKRTSWLDETGPLFKIEVAIHKDVASITLDTSGQGLHKRGYRIGQGEAPLKETLAAALIQLTTWNPDRPFVDPFCGSGTIAIEAALIGQNIAPGFNREFLSEEWPLMPAGVWEKTRLEAEDLANYDQPLEILGTDIDHRMIEVSKENALEAGLGELVKFKQMQVRDFTSELEYGIIVGNPPYGERLGERKEVEKMYQEMGRAFEKLDTWSLYMLTSHENFEQCYGKQATKKRKLFNGFIRTDYYQFFGPRPPRK, from the coding sequence ATGAGTACATATACGTTAATCGCAACGTCAGCGATGGGCTTAGAATCCATTGTTGCCAAAGAAGTGAAGGAATTGGGGTATGAGTGTCAGGTCGAAAATGGGAAGGTCATCTTCAAGGGAGATGAAACGGCGATTGCACGGGCCAATATGTGGTTGAGAACCGCTGATAGGATCAAAATCCTTGTCGGTGAGTTCAAGGCTTATTCCTTTGACGAACTATTTGAAAATACCAAGAAGCTTCCCTGGGAGGATTTTCTCCCTGTAGATGCAGAGTTCCCCGTGCAGGGGAAATCCGTCAAATCAAAACTTTACAGTGTTCCGGACTGTCAGGCTATCGTGAAAAAATCGATAGTGGAACGACTGCGAACGGCCTACAAGCGAACGTCCTGGTTGGACGAAACCGGTCCTCTATTCAAGATTGAAGTGGCCATCCACAAAGATGTGGCTAGCATCACCCTGGATACAAGTGGTCAAGGTCTCCATAAACGGGGATATAGAATCGGTCAAGGTGAAGCGCCTTTAAAAGAAACGCTCGCAGCTGCCCTGATTCAATTAACGACCTGGAATCCCGACCGTCCCTTCGTGGATCCATTCTGCGGTTCAGGGACCATTGCCATCGAAGCTGCGCTGATCGGGCAAAATATCGCTCCCGGCTTCAATCGTGAATTTCTGTCGGAAGAGTGGCCCTTGATGCCTGCCGGTGTGTGGGAGAAGACGCGTCTGGAAGCCGAGGATTTGGCAAACTATGATCAGCCCCTTGAAATACTCGGAACGGACATTGATCATCGTATGATTGAGGTTTCCAAAGAGAATGCTTTAGAAGCAGGACTAGGGGAGCTGGTGAAATTCAAGCAAATGCAAGTCAGGGATTTTACTTCCGAATTAGAGTACGGCATCATCGTCGGAAATCCTCCATACGGAGAACGTCTGGGTGAACGAAAAGAAGTAGAGAAAATGTATCAGGAAATGGGAAGAGCCTTTGAAAAACTGGATACCTGGTCCCTCTACATGCTGACGTCCCATGAAAACTTTGAACAATGCTACGGGAAACAAGCTACAAAAAAACGCAAATTGTTCAATGGATTCATAAGGACAGACTATTATCAATTCTTCGGGCCGCGCCCCCCAAGAAAGTAA
- a CDS encoding YppG family protein codes for MNSSPYSRQMRFQPYPYHHLQPQNMGPLMNYPMQGMRPPNYGAYQPNYLPQPDGPYSGPSSQMNQYQQMNQPQQMNPYFENPLQHKEYNPYQMKAMEQQSYANPYPKASFMAKPSSSGVSGIMNSFKSQDGSLDFNKMMNTTGQMMGAINQVSSLVKGLGGIFKF; via the coding sequence ATGAATTCTTCACCGTATTCGAGACAGATGCGATTTCAGCCATACCCATATCACCATTTACAGCCTCAGAATATGGGTCCGTTGATGAACTATCCGATGCAAGGGATGAGACCGCCGAATTATGGAGCTTATCAACCCAATTATTTACCACAGCCGGATGGCCCTTATTCAGGACCCTCGAGTCAGATGAATCAATATCAGCAGATGAATCAGCCTCAGCAAATGAATCCATATTTTGAAAATCCTCTTCAGCACAAAGAATATAATCCATATCAAATGAAAGCGATGGAACAGCAGTCATACGCGAATCCCTACCCGAAAGCGTCTTTTATGGCGAAACCTTCTTCAAGCGGGGTAAGCGGTATCATGAACTCCTTTAAGTCGCAGGATGGATCGTTGGATTTCAATAAAATGATGAATACGACTGGACAGATGATGGGTGCCATCAATCAAGTTTCATCTCTTGTAAAAGGTTTAGGCGGGATATTTAAATTCTAG
- a CDS encoding YppE family protein — translation MKELIQVTEDLLVLSEKMISEYKSRRESGEKGDFYTEVKPFADKVKEKNDRWKELSLNWIKDTKPKHIHLPQILNTFDNIEMLSVHCFFPESSYNRFISHFQSVSYVLGTELDELKGK, via the coding sequence TTGAAAGAATTGATACAAGTGACGGAAGATCTTCTCGTCCTGTCCGAGAAGATGATAAGTGAATATAAAAGCAGGCGCGAGTCAGGTGAAAAAGGGGACTTTTATACTGAAGTTAAGCCGTTTGCGGACAAAGTGAAAGAAAAGAATGACCGATGGAAAGAGCTGTCCCTGAATTGGATCAAAGATACTAAGCCGAAGCACATCCATTTACCTCAGATTCTCAATACTTTCGATAATATAGAAATGTTATCGGTCCACTGTTTCTTTCCTGAGTCCAGTTACAACCGGTTCATCAGTCACTTCCAATCTGTTTCGTACGTTCTTGGTACCGAACTCGATGAACTGAAAGGAAAATAA
- a CDS encoding CotD family spore coat protein, whose amino-acid sequence MHPTKCCVKHTCHTYEVPHIHPAHTTNVNNVMYQHKHYFPQTQSQVDSVSHQHFNCGGGPGGPGGPIGPGGPGGPGFGPRPRPPFGPYGMGR is encoded by the coding sequence ATGCACCCTACGAAATGTTGTGTGAAACATACATGCCACACCTATGAGGTGCCACACATTCACCCTGCTCATACGACAAATGTAAATAATGTGATGTATCAACATAAACATTATTTCCCTCAAACTCAATCTCAAGTAGACAGTGTGTCACACCAGCATTTTAACTGTGGTGGGGGACCAGGAGGCCCTGGAGGCCCAATTGGCCCAGGAGGACCAGGAGGCCCGGGATTTGGACCTCGTCCAAGACCGCCATTCGGACCATACGGTATGGGAAGATAA
- the gpsB gene encoding cell division regulator GpsB has product MISDKVKLTAKDILEKEFKSGMRGYKPEDVDKFLDLIIKDYETFHQEIEDLQQENLRLKKQAEGALKQQRSAAPPQQTGTTNFDILKRLSNLEKHVFGNKLYD; this is encoded by the coding sequence ATGATCTCAGATAAAGTGAAGTTAACGGCTAAGGATATTCTCGAAAAAGAGTTCAAAAGTGGAATGCGGGGATATAAGCCGGAAGATGTGGATAAATTTTTAGATTTGATTATTAAAGACTATGAAACCTTTCACCAGGAGATAGAAGACTTACAGCAGGAAAACCTGCGACTGAAAAAGCAGGCTGAGGGTGCTCTGAAGCAACAGCGTTCAGCGGCTCCGCCTCAACAGACCGGAACCACGAATTTCGATATTTTAAAACGTTTATCTAATTTAGAGAAACACGTTTTTGGTAACAAATTATACGACTGA
- the yppF gene encoding YppF family protein translates to MDFNELLKRYESSKQYQATDQQELLTLAKKLYISNEISFHHYKGLAKEINTIEENAISTP, encoded by the coding sequence ATGGACTTTAACGAATTGCTGAAAAGATATGAAAGCAGTAAACAGTATCAAGCAACCGACCAACAAGAACTTCTTACACTGGCCAAAAAACTTTATATTTCGAATGAAATCTCCTTTCATCATTACAAAGGATTAGCGAAAGAGATCAATACAATAGAAGAAAATGCGATTTCCACTCCATAA
- a CDS encoding DEAD/DEAH box helicase has protein sequence MFKRNNLQQLIEYFKKDPDFNKQIVHWHTIDEKPAQLVDLPLEIDERIKEALHKRGMEKLYTHQSSAFHLAMEGKSFTAVTPTASGKTLCYNLPVLQTILDQPDSRALYIFPTKALAQDQKSELNEIIAEAEVSINSYTYDGDTAANIRQKVRKAGHIVITNPDMLHSAILPHHTKWVSLFENLKYVIIDELHIYRGVFGSHVSNVIRRLKRICEFYGASPVFICTSATIANPKELAEQLTGTEMNLIDNNGAPSAKKHFVFYNPPIVNKPLNIRRSATLEVRRIAGELLKNKVQTIIFARSRVRVEIILTYLQELVKSQLGAKSIRGYRGGYLPTQRREIEKGLRQGDIYGVVSTNALELGVDIGQLQVCIMTGYPGTIASAWQQAGRAGRRHGESLVIMVASSSPLDQFIIEHPDYFFEQTPETARINPDNLIILIDHIKCAAYELPFREGEQFGRHEMKDILEFLAEERVVHKNGDKWYWMNDVFPAHNISLRSASQENVIIIDQTDISAVKVIGEMDRFSAMTLLHDEAIYLHQGVQFQVEKLDWEEKKAFVREVDVDYFTDANLAVQLRVLETDKMRESDMFDVAYGDVTVQAMATIFKKIKFDTHENIGSGPIHLPEEELHTSSSWISLKDADSFSQERLEEGLIGASQSLKSIIPLFVMCDPSDIFVVPQIKAAHNELPTIFIYDRYPGGIGLSEKVYEQIEKILVETTSMIERCPCQSGCPSCIGMEHSMDSAKLDSLKLLRQFLQ, from the coding sequence ATGTTCAAGAGGAACAACCTTCAGCAGTTGATAGAATATTTTAAGAAGGATCCCGATTTTAATAAACAGATTGTTCATTGGCATACCATCGATGAAAAACCGGCCCAATTGGTAGACTTGCCACTTGAAATAGATGAAAGAATTAAAGAAGCGTTGCATAAGAGAGGGATGGAAAAGCTTTATACCCATCAAAGTTCGGCTTTCCACCTTGCCATGGAAGGGAAAAGTTTCACAGCCGTCACACCAACCGCTTCCGGTAAGACGCTTTGCTATAATCTCCCTGTGCTTCAAACCATTCTGGATCAGCCGGATTCCCGGGCATTGTATATATTTCCTACGAAGGCACTTGCCCAGGACCAGAAGAGTGAGCTGAACGAAATCATCGCAGAGGCCGAGGTTTCCATAAATAGCTATACATATGACGGGGACACAGCTGCAAATATCCGTCAAAAAGTAAGGAAGGCCGGACATATCGTCATTACAAATCCTGATATGCTGCATTCGGCGATCCTTCCTCATCATACGAAATGGGTGTCACTGTTTGAGAACCTGAAATACGTCATTATCGATGAACTTCATATATATAGAGGGGTGTTTGGATCCCATGTCAGCAATGTGATCAGAAGATTGAAACGCATTTGTGAATTCTACGGAGCGTCACCCGTATTCATCTGTACATCGGCAACGATCGCCAACCCAAAAGAACTGGCGGAGCAATTGACAGGAACGGAAATGAATTTAATCGACAATAATGGGGCGCCAAGTGCAAAGAAACATTTCGTTTTCTACAATCCCCCCATCGTCAATAAACCCCTCAATATCCGTCGCAGTGCAACGCTCGAGGTAAGGAGAATCGCTGGCGAACTATTAAAAAATAAAGTGCAAACCATCATATTTGCGAGAAGCAGGGTACGGGTGGAGATCATTCTAACCTATTTACAAGAGTTGGTGAAAAGTCAATTAGGTGCGAAATCGATCAGGGGCTATCGGGGAGGATATCTTCCCACGCAGCGAAGAGAAATTGAAAAAGGCTTGAGGCAGGGTGACATATATGGGGTCGTCAGTACAAATGCCCTTGAACTTGGTGTCGACATCGGCCAATTGCAAGTATGTATCATGACAGGATATCCCGGCACGATCGCAAGTGCCTGGCAGCAGGCAGGAAGGGCAGGGAGAAGACATGGTGAGTCCTTGGTCATCATGGTGGCGAGCTCCAGTCCACTGGATCAATTCATCATCGAACACCCGGATTATTTCTTTGAACAGACTCCTGAAACCGCACGGATCAATCCTGATAATTTAATCATTCTCATCGATCATATCAAGTGTGCTGCTTATGAGCTGCCCTTCAGGGAAGGGGAGCAATTTGGCAGGCATGAAATGAAAGATATACTGGAATTTCTCGCAGAAGAGCGGGTCGTTCATAAAAATGGTGACAAGTGGTACTGGATGAACGATGTGTTCCCTGCACATAACATCAGTCTTCGTTCGGCATCACAGGAAAATGTCATCATCATCGATCAAACCGATATTTCAGCCGTGAAGGTCATCGGGGAAATGGACCGTTTCTCAGCCATGACATTACTTCATGATGAAGCGATCTACTTACATCAAGGTGTTCAGTTTCAAGTGGAGAAGCTGGACTGGGAGGAAAAGAAGGCATTCGTAAGGGAAGTGGACGTGGATTATTTTACGGACGCCAATCTCGCTGTCCAATTAAGGGTACTCGAAACAGACAAAATGAGAGAATCAGACATGTTCGATGTTGCATACGGAGATGTGACCGTTCAAGCGATGGCCACGATTTTCAAGAAAATTAAATTCGATACCCATGAAAATATCGGATCAGGTCCGATTCATCTACCTGAAGAGGAGCTCCATACAAGTTCCAGCTGGATATCATTAAAAGACGCTGACTCTTTCAGCCAGGAAAGACTTGAAGAGGGGCTTATCGGGGCTTCCCAAAGCCTGAAATCGATCATCCCATTATTCGTTATGTGCGACCCGAGTGATATTTTCGTTGTGCCACAAATCAAGGCTGCCCATAACGAGCTGCCCACCATCTTTATTTATGACCGCTATCCCGGTGGTATCGGGCTCAGTGAAAAGGTATATGAACAGATAGAGAAGATTCTTGTTGAAACGACTTCCATGATTGAACGATGCCCGTGTCAAAGCGGCTGTCCATCCTGTATCGGAATGGAGCATTCCATGGATTCGGCCAAACTCGATTCATTGAAACTTCTTCGTCAATTCCTTCAATGA
- the recU gene encoding Holliday junction resolvase RecU: MKFHYPNGKKYVEATLPSKKPKAKPKQVSYSNRGMTLEEDINQTNQYYLTFQKAVIHKKPTPVQIVDVHYPSRSAAVIKEAYFKQPSTTDYNGVFKGRYIDFEAKETKNKTSFPLQNFHEHQILHMESVHKQEGITFVLIRFSVSEEVFLLPYEALRGYWDRMAGGGRKSIKREEMEDKGFSIPLGLHPRVDYLKIVHQLYF, from the coding sequence ATGAAATTCCATTATCCCAATGGAAAGAAATATGTGGAAGCGACATTACCCTCAAAAAAACCTAAGGCCAAACCGAAACAAGTATCGTACAGCAATAGAGGGATGACACTGGAAGAAGATATCAATCAAACCAATCAATATTATCTGACGTTTCAAAAAGCGGTGATTCATAAAAAACCCACACCTGTTCAAATTGTGGATGTTCACTATCCTTCAAGGAGTGCCGCTGTCATTAAGGAAGCATACTTTAAGCAGCCGTCAACGACAGACTATAACGGGGTCTTCAAAGGAAGATACATTGACTTTGAAGCGAAGGAAACGAAAAATAAGACGTCCTTCCCCCTTCAAAATTTTCATGAACACCAGATTCTTCATATGGAGTCGGTCCATAAGCAGGAAGGCATCACTTTCGTACTAATAAGGTTCTCCGTCTCAGAAGAGGTATTCCTCCTCCCCTACGAGGCACTGCGTGGTTACTGGGACCGCATGGCAGGCGGCGGGAGAAAATCAATCAAGCGGGAAGAAATGGAAGATAAAGGGTTTTCCATTCCATTGGGACTCCATCCCAGGGTCGATTATTTAAAAATAGTCCATCAGTTATATTTTTAG
- a CDS encoding Hsp20/alpha crystallin family protein, with the protein MSKDSNKGGFGDLMHSMNEFFHERPMKGMLQSIDEFFTSSANPFGSFPVELSEADDHYLVTAELPGVNREQIQLDVFPQYITISVTHKEIYSEENEKHQTIKRKQSMRKSSRTVSFPRIVNEKNVKASYKDGLLSVKVNKESGKRIQIE; encoded by the coding sequence ATGTCCAAGGATTCAAACAAAGGCGGTTTTGGTGACCTGATGCATTCCATGAATGAATTCTTCCATGAAAGACCGATGAAAGGCATGTTACAAAGTATCGATGAATTCTTCACATCTTCTGCCAACCCATTTGGCTCATTCCCCGTTGAATTGAGTGAAGCCGACGATCATTATCTCGTCACTGCCGAACTTCCCGGTGTAAACAGAGAGCAAATACAACTCGATGTGTTTCCTCAGTACATCACGATTTCTGTGACCCATAAAGAAATATATTCAGAAGAAAATGAAAAGCACCAGACAATCAAAAGAAAGCAATCCATGAGAAAAAGCAGTAGGACCGTATCCTTTCCAAGAATCGTTAACGAAAAGAATGTGAAAGCTTCCTATAAAGATGGTTTATTATCAGTAAAAGTAAACAAGGAATCAGGAAAGCGGATACAAATTGAATAA
- a CDS encoding DUF1273 domain-containing protein, whose protein sequence is MGNVACITGYKSFELGIFKQDDKAVYYIKQALKKELVSLLDEGLEWVLISGQLGVELWGAEVVFELQEDYADLKLAVLTPFISQEENWNEQNKEYYELILSQADFVETISKDPYKNPQQFRNKNQLFLHKSDSCVILYDEEKEGSPRYFYEDAKKKKQSEPSFDLRAISFHDLQWIVEEEQWKSD, encoded by the coding sequence GTGGGGAATGTAGCATGCATTACTGGATATAAATCCTTTGAATTAGGAATTTTCAAGCAGGATGACAAAGCGGTTTATTACATAAAGCAAGCATTGAAGAAAGAACTGGTATCACTCCTGGATGAAGGATTGGAATGGGTCCTCATCAGCGGGCAGCTTGGCGTAGAGCTCTGGGGGGCAGAAGTTGTATTTGAGCTTCAGGAAGACTACGCTGATCTTAAACTTGCCGTGCTCACCCCTTTTATTTCTCAGGAGGAAAACTGGAACGAACAGAATAAGGAATACTATGAACTGATACTTTCTCAAGCTGACTTTGTCGAAACCATCTCGAAGGATCCTTATAAGAATCCTCAGCAGTTTCGTAACAAGAATCAATTATTTTTACACAAAAGCGATTCGTGTGTGATCCTGTACGATGAGGAAAAAGAAGGTTCGCCTAGATATTTCTATGAAGATGCGAAAAAAAAGAAACAGTCCGAACCATCTTTTGACCTCAGGGCAATCAGCTTCCATGATTTACAGTGGATCGTTGAAGAGGAACAGTGGAAGTCAGACTGA